One window from the genome of uncultured Umboniibacter sp. encodes:
- a CDS encoding sigma-54 dependent transcriptional regulator — translation MPHILVVEDEAIIRGSIKRLLLKANYQVSEATSVADALSKGELHQYDLILSDLRMPGGEGTELIPLASETPVLIMTSYASMKTAVDALKAGAADYIAKPFSNQDLLSSVAKNCREKSKTAKDSNSSATQSPISKLIGQSAPMKKLFKMIYKVAATDATVLVNGETGTGKELIAQAIHQNSNRAGNALVSVNCAAIPDTLIEAELFGHEKGAFTGADSARSGLVSAAHQGTLFLDEIGELPLAAQARLLRVLQEGEVRAIGSVQPKLVDVRIVAATHRNLKRLVENGEFREDLYYRLNVIQLVIPALRDRGGDKLEIANSLLTRYLEKFDRPATRFSVTAEQAIAQYPWPGNVRELENAVQRGVILSEPGNAIEIEDLGIEAEQSPEVISEISVNSTSPSKAPSQLVDSAEAGEDLEEYFQRFVLENQDAMSETELARRLGVSRKCLWERRQRLGIPRKRSSVQPVS, via the coding sequence ATGCCCCACATCTTAGTTGTTGAAGATGAAGCTATCATTCGCGGCTCAATAAAACGCCTTTTATTAAAGGCAAACTATCAGGTTTCCGAAGCAACCTCCGTTGCCGATGCGCTTAGCAAAGGCGAATTACATCAATATGACCTCATCTTAAGTGATCTCCGTATGCCGGGGGGTGAAGGTACCGAACTCATCCCATTGGCATCGGAAACACCTGTGCTTATCATGACGAGCTATGCCAGCATGAAGACGGCCGTCGACGCTTTAAAAGCTGGAGCTGCCGACTACATCGCCAAGCCATTCAGCAACCAGGATCTCCTGTCTAGCGTAGCTAAGAACTGCAGGGAAAAGTCTAAAACAGCCAAAGATAGCAATTCAAGCGCCACGCAGTCCCCGATTAGTAAGCTCATTGGTCAATCAGCACCGATGAAAAAGCTCTTCAAGATGATTTACAAGGTAGCTGCCACCGATGCCACTGTGCTGGTAAATGGCGAGACCGGAACCGGTAAAGAACTTATTGCCCAGGCTATCCATCAAAATTCAAACCGTGCTGGTAACGCCTTAGTTTCGGTTAACTGTGCTGCGATCCCTGACACCTTAATTGAGGCTGAGCTATTCGGCCATGAGAAAGGCGCGTTTACCGGTGCCGATTCAGCTCGTTCAGGATTGGTCTCCGCTGCACACCAAGGAACCCTATTTCTGGACGAAATCGGCGAACTGCCTTTAGCAGCCCAAGCCAGGCTTCTAAGGGTACTTCAAGAGGGCGAAGTTCGTGCCATTGGCTCGGTTCAACCTAAATTGGTTGATGTTCGCATCGTTGCGGCAACCCACAGAAACCTGAAACGTTTAGTCGAAAATGGGGAGTTCCGCGAAGATCTTTACTATCGCCTCAACGTTATTCAGTTAGTCATTCCTGCCCTTCGTGATCGCGGTGGCGATAAGCTCGAGATCGCAAATAGCCTATTAACTCGCTATCTGGAAAAATTCGATCGCCCAGCCACCCGGTTTTCCGTTACCGCCGAGCAAGCCATTGCTCAGTATCCGTGGCCGGGTAACGTCCGTGAGCTAGAAAACGCGGTGCAACGCGGTGTCATCCTGTCGGAACCGGGTAACGCCATAGAAATCGAAGATCTAGGTATCGAGGCCGAACAAAGCCCCGAGGTCATCAGTGAGATAAGTGTCAATTCAACCAGCCCGAGTAAGGCGCCAAGCCAACTTGTTGATTCTGCAGAAGCTGGCGAAGATCTAGAAGAGTACTTTCAACGCTTCGTCTTGGAAAACCAAGATGCGATGTCTGAGACAGAACTCGCCCGGCGCCTAGGCGTATCTCGTAAGTGTTTATGGGAGCGTCGTCAACGACTGGGGATTCCAAGGAAGCGTTCGTCTGTTCAGCCAGTCAGCTAA
- the pcnB gene encoding polynucleotide adenylyltransferase PcnB, whose translation MLNWLLNKVRPSKPHEPVVYSRDEHIISRKHISRNALKVMSRLHGANYAAYLVGGGVRDLLLGKRPKDFDIATDATPEEVRRLFRNSRIIGRRFRIVHVRFGPEIIEVTTFRGHHSDGDQSTSKQSDSGLLLRDNVFGDIEDDAIRRDFTINALYYTTEDFSVFDFTGGVNDLDNRIVRMIGDPETRYREDPVRMLRAVRFAAKLGFEIEKSTAAAIFDCRHLLADIAPARLFDEVNKLFMSGQALATLNLLHHYHLFEILFPNTAQYLEDPIYREFLEQTMLSTDKRIRAERPVTPAFLYAALLWPDFNERVKAAKGMAIFDTIREAANAVFSQQIRITAVPKRFSAQIREIWELQWRLPNRSGSRAQKLVEQSRFRAAYDFLLIREAAGEDCDGLGYWWTKYQQMDADERASLVSKVPAAKRPRRRKRPGKPKPKS comes from the coding sequence ATGTTAAATTGGTTGTTAAACAAGGTCCGCCCCTCTAAACCGCACGAGCCGGTTGTCTATTCCCGTGACGAACACATCATTTCTCGCAAGCACATTAGTCGAAATGCGCTAAAGGTAATGAGCCGCCTTCACGGCGCAAATTACGCTGCCTATTTGGTCGGTGGTGGTGTGCGCGATCTGTTGTTGGGCAAGCGACCAAAAGACTTTGACATTGCAACCGATGCCACTCCAGAAGAGGTTCGGAGATTGTTTCGAAACTCACGAATCATCGGCCGTCGCTTCCGAATTGTACACGTCCGCTTTGGCCCCGAGATTATTGAGGTGACTACCTTCCGAGGACATCACTCAGACGGCGACCAATCCACCTCTAAACAGTCTGATTCGGGTTTATTACTTCGTGACAACGTTTTCGGTGATATCGAAGATGATGCAATTCGTCGTGACTTCACCATTAACGCACTTTACTACACCACTGAAGACTTTAGTGTTTTCGACTTTACGGGTGGTGTTAATGACCTAGATAATCGTATTGTTCGAATGATTGGCGATCCCGAGACTCGCTATCGTGAAGATCCCGTTCGAATGCTACGTGCGGTGCGTTTCGCCGCCAAACTTGGCTTTGAAATCGAAAAGTCGACGGCAGCCGCTATTTTCGATTGTCGTCACTTGCTAGCCGATATTGCACCGGCAAGGCTCTTCGACGAAGTGAATAAACTCTTCATGTCGGGTCAGGCTCTCGCAACGCTCAACCTATTACACCACTATCATCTCTTTGAGATCCTATTTCCCAATACGGCTCAGTACTTGGAAGATCCGATTTATCGTGAGTTTCTTGAACAGACCATGCTGAGTACCGATAAGCGGATTAGAGCCGAACGCCCCGTTACGCCGGCATTTCTATACGCAGCGTTGCTATGGCCAGACTTCAATGAGCGAGTAAAAGCCGCTAAGGGAATGGCGATTTTCGATACGATCCGCGAAGCAGCGAATGCTGTTTTTTCGCAGCAGATTCGTATCACTGCTGTACCAAAGCGCTTTTCCGCACAAATCCGCGAGATCTGGGAACTTCAATGGCGCCTCCCTAACCGTAGTGGAAGTCGTGCTCAAAAGCTTGTTGAGCAAAGCCGTTTCCGAGCCGCATACGATTTCCTATTAATCCGCGAAGCCGCAGGTGAAGATTGCGACGGACTGGGTTACTGGTGGACCAAGTATCAGCAGATGGACGCTGATGAGCGCGCTAGCTTAGTCAGCAAAGTTCCAGCAGCTAAACGACCTAGACGCCGTAAGCGCCCGGGAAAGCCGAAACCGAAGAGTTAA
- the folK gene encoding 2-amino-4-hydroxy-6-hydroxymethyldihydropteridine diphosphokinase yields the protein MQAFISFGSNLGDQVSLVESAIDALRNSDSVDVMAVSPWYRSKAVGPGQQSDYLNGVIELDTALSGHELLDLLQALELDHGRERIIRWGSRTLDLDILFFDNQHLSTERLIVPHPRCTERPFVMQPWADIAGDLILDDKKVADIAAELTDDQLCLWQDNPID from the coding sequence ATGCAGGCGTTCATAAGCTTCGGCAGTAATCTCGGAGATCAGGTGTCACTGGTTGAATCGGCTATTGATGCATTGCGGAATTCGGATTCTGTGGACGTGATGGCAGTTTCGCCTTGGTACCGCTCCAAGGCAGTCGGGCCAGGGCAGCAAAGTGATTACCTCAACGGTGTTATCGAGCTAGATACCGCTCTTTCTGGCCATGAGCTATTGGATCTACTACAAGCGCTTGAGCTTGATCATGGCCGAGAACGGATTATTCGTTGGGGTTCAAGAACACTGGATCTCGACATTCTATTCTTTGACAATCAACACCTATCAACCGAAAGGCTTATCGTACCCCACCCCCGCTGTACTGAGCGTCCGTTCGTGATGCAGCCTTGGGCCGATATCGCTGGTGATTTGATACTCGACGACAAAAAAGTCGCGGATATAGCAGCAGAATTAACTGACGACCAGCTTTGCTTGTGGCAAGATAACCCTATCGACTAA
- a CDS encoding deoxynucleoside kinase: MTNDAFTVTSKPLFIAVEGNIGAGKTRLARRLAESLNATELLETANSNPFLNDFYRDPKQFALATQLHFLFSRNKINLQVKEGSLFDNRYVADFLINKELLFASVNLSDHEYQLYKQVYESMAIDSVKPDLVIYLQTTTEHSRRQLRDSHRQIQRLISDDYLERMNDAYTRFFHFYDQSPLLIINASEIDLEDDQEYEAFFQCLLANRHGRHYYNPIPMAI; the protein is encoded by the coding sequence GTGACTAACGACGCTTTTACTGTAACTTCTAAACCGTTATTTATCGCGGTAGAGGGTAATATCGGAGCTGGTAAGACTCGCTTAGCTCGTCGACTTGCGGAGAGTTTGAATGCGACCGAACTACTCGAAACTGCCAATAGTAATCCCTTTCTAAATGATTTCTACCGCGATCCAAAGCAATTTGCCCTCGCCACCCAGCTACACTTTTTGTTTTCGCGCAATAAGATCAATCTCCAAGTCAAAGAGGGAAGTCTTTTTGACAACCGTTATGTTGCCGATTTTTTAATCAACAAAGAGCTTCTCTTTGCATCCGTGAATCTGTCGGATCACGAATACCAACTCTACAAGCAAGTCTACGAATCGATGGCAATCGACTCAGTTAAACCTGATCTAGTGATTTATCTGCAGACAACTACCGAGCATAGCAGGCGCCAACTTCGCGATAGCCATCGACAAATCCAACGCCTTATCAGCGATGATTATTTGGAGAGAATGAACGATGCTTACACTCGTTTCTTTCATTTCTACGATCAGTCGCCTTTACTTATCATTAACGCCTCGGAGATCGACCTAGAAGACGATCAAGAATATGAAGCGTTTTTCCAATGTCTGTTGGCGAACCGACACGGTCGTCACTACTACAACCCAATACCTATGGCCATTTAG
- the panB gene encoding 3-methyl-2-oxobutanoate hydroxymethyltransferase, which translates to MNKVTIQTLQNLKSERQKFAVVAAYDASFSKLLAEAGVDVILVGDSLGMTVQGHNTTVPVTIEEVCYHTEAVKRGNDSSLIIGDLPFMTYSSVADALLNSTQLMQAGSHMVKLEGGRWLADTIKALSDCGIPVCAHLGLTPQSVNKLGGYKVQGRDADSAQAMIEDAMALEAAGADLMVLECVPSPLAKRISEQLSIPVVGIGAGADTDAQVLVIYDMLGISPKSPKFSKNYLQFNPSIAAALSDYVEEVKRGAFPGLEHSFE; encoded by the coding sequence ATGAATAAAGTAACGATTCAAACCTTACAAAACCTGAAATCCGAGCGACAGAAATTCGCGGTCGTCGCCGCCTATGACGCTTCATTCTCTAAGTTGTTAGCCGAGGCCGGTGTTGATGTGATCCTAGTGGGCGACTCCCTTGGCATGACCGTCCAGGGGCACAATACCACGGTGCCTGTGACCATCGAAGAGGTGTGTTACCACACCGAAGCGGTGAAACGAGGTAACGACTCCTCGCTGATTATTGGTGACCTCCCTTTCATGACCTACAGCTCAGTGGCGGATGCGCTGCTTAATAGCACTCAGCTAATGCAAGCTGGTTCGCATATGGTGAAGTTAGAGGGTGGTCGTTGGTTAGCCGATACCATTAAAGCCTTATCTGACTGTGGGATACCCGTCTGTGCCCACCTAGGCTTAACGCCCCAGTCAGTGAATAAATTAGGCGGCTATAAGGTTCAGGGCCGCGATGCAGACTCTGCTCAAGCTATGATTGAAGACGCGATGGCTCTCGAGGCCGCCGGCGCCGACTTGATGGTATTGGAATGTGTGCCAAGCCCGCTAGCCAAACGCATTAGCGAGCAACTCAGCATTCCTGTGGTTGGCATTGGAGCTGGCGCTGACACTGACGCACAGGTGTTAGTCATCTATGACATGCTGGGTATTAGCCCAAAATCCCCGAAGTTCTCAAAGAACTATCTACAGTTCAACCCGAGTATCGCGGCAGCACTTTCTGACTATGTAGAGGAAGTAAAGCGCGGTGCCTTTCCGGGTTTAGAGCATAGTTTCGAGTAA
- a CDS encoding GNAT family N-acetyltransferase produces the protein MKEAVTVHYLSIDAEKFSGTSPLPNGWRITRCAELVGELHSFFYRWVGGDWGWTDKLSLSAEAWQEHAEACELWIIYQNETPAGYFELAELSDSVELQYFGLAPHAVGLGAGGPALEFAIAQGLEKSSLVTVNTCSWDHPAALPNYLSRGFEEHYQEVEWRES, from the coding sequence ATGAAAGAAGCAGTAACTGTTCACTACCTATCAATTGATGCTGAAAAATTTAGTGGTACTTCGCCGCTGCCGAATGGATGGCGTATCACTCGATGCGCCGAATTAGTCGGCGAACTACATTCCTTTTTTTATCGTTGGGTAGGCGGTGACTGGGGTTGGACCGACAAGCTTTCATTGAGCGCGGAGGCCTGGCAGGAGCATGCTGAAGCGTGTGAACTCTGGATAATTTATCAGAATGAAACGCCAGCAGGTTACTTCGAACTGGCCGAGCTAAGCGACTCAGTCGAGTTACAGTATTTTGGCTTGGCGCCTCATGCCGTTGGTCTAGGGGCAGGTGGGCCCGCACTCGAATTTGCCATCGCTCAGGGCCTCGAGAAATCCTCGTTAGTTACTGTTAACACGTGCAGTTGGGACCACCCCGCGGCATTGCCAAATTATCTGTCACGGGGTTTTGAGGAACACTATCAAGAGGTCGAATGGCGCGAGAGCTAA
- a CDS encoding BlaI/MecI/CopY family transcriptional regulator yields MDDISKSELEILHVIWRTSPISTNDIVDTLQASHGWHDKTTRTLITRLVKKQAVSFEKVGRQYFYTPLIDQDTYLASQSKSFLQRVFKGNFIGLVSGFAKSESLSRDDIEQLKQFIDDWEKKND; encoded by the coding sequence ATGGACGACATTAGTAAATCGGAGCTAGAGATTCTCCACGTTATTTGGCGCACAAGCCCCATATCAACCAACGATATTGTAGACACTCTTCAAGCGTCACATGGCTGGCACGACAAAACTACTCGCACACTCATTACCCGCCTAGTAAAAAAACAGGCGGTTAGCTTCGAAAAGGTCGGTAGGCAATATTTTTATACGCCGCTGATTGATCAAGATACCTATTTAGCGTCGCAGAGTAAGAGCTTTCTCCAACGCGTCTTCAAAGGAAACTTCATAGGTCTAGTGAGTGGCTTTGCAAAATCTGAGAGTCTTTCGAGAGATGATATTGAGCAATTAAAGCAATTTATTGATGACTGGGAGAAGAAGAATGATTGA
- a CDS encoding M56 family metallopeptidase, giving the protein MIEWLTHHTLTFSIACVTAVIISKTLIDKLSATIVYRLFIIIPLALLVAHIPSPVRKPQILDISAVDYLSSAVSVPSASNLEIVFPVLWLIGATAALVYILLNLLAASRVLQTASLGQPINGRAVSYSRRTNSPAVYGIFSGRIVLPVDAKTFYSESELAIIVEHEYVHIKRRDNLLTLLAISLASIFWFNPLSWLAFKQFRLTQEASCDERVLRDKSISRKRYAQAMLKSLMSSPTHQYLFAHSGEKKMLLSRLKLIKNNMKPAKHATLFAFFTLFFVSACAIESDTTVETTELEPTPIVLVHPLYPRQLMTDGVEGEVIVEFLITENFTVDDVTVVSSESSDGAESSRALLETAALNAIQKFKYSPEYSGLTSHYKFSFKAEG; this is encoded by the coding sequence ATGATTGAGTGGCTGACACACCATACGCTAACGTTTAGTATCGCTTGCGTTACCGCCGTCATCATATCTAAAACACTTATCGATAAACTATCAGCAACGATTGTTTACCGGCTTTTCATAATTATCCCGTTGGCGCTGTTAGTCGCGCATATCCCAAGTCCAGTCCGCAAGCCTCAGATTCTCGATATATCAGCGGTAGACTATCTAAGTTCTGCTGTATCCGTTCCATCAGCTAGCAACTTGGAGATAGTGTTCCCTGTACTGTGGTTGATCGGCGCAACGGCTGCGCTGGTATATATTCTACTGAACCTCTTAGCAGCCTCTCGAGTCCTTCAAACTGCTAGTCTAGGTCAACCCATTAATGGCCGGGCAGTGTCATACAGTCGCCGCACCAATTCTCCCGCTGTATACGGCATATTTAGTGGCCGTATCGTCTTACCCGTCGATGCCAAAACATTCTACTCAGAAAGCGAACTAGCGATCATTGTCGAACACGAATATGTGCATATCAAACGTCGCGACAATCTACTCACACTCTTAGCTATCTCTCTAGCGTCTATATTTTGGTTCAATCCACTTTCTTGGCTCGCTTTTAAACAGTTTCGGCTTACTCAAGAAGCTAGCTGTGATGAGCGAGTACTTCGAGACAAATCCATAAGCCGTAAGCGCTATGCACAGGCAATGCTAAAGAGCCTTATGAGCTCACCCACACATCAGTACCTATTTGCTCACTCAGGAGAAAAGAAGATGCTACTCAGTCGATTAAAACTTATCAAAAACAATATGAAGCCGGCAAAACATGCAACATTGTTTGCCTTCTTTACACTATTTTTCGTCAGTGCTTGCGCTATTGAAAGTGATACTACCGTCGAAACCACAGAATTAGAGCCTACGCCTATCGTACTTGTGCATCCTCTGTATCCTCGGCAGTTAATGACTGACGGTGTCGAAGGTGAGGTAATTGTTGAGTTCCTCATCACGGAAAATTTCACTGTTGATGACGTTACCGTGGTGTCCTCAGAATCAAGTGATGGTGCCGAATCTTCTCGTGCCCTGCTTGAAACAGCGGCACTCAACGCCATCCAAAAATTCAAGTATTCTCCTGAATACTCTGGACTAACATCCCATTATAAATTTAGCTTTAAGGCGGAGGGCTAA
- a CDS encoding acetyl-CoA C-acetyltransferase, whose product MSAVIVAAKRSPVGSFGGSLASLSAVEIATQVVQDCLKSINLTPELVDELIAGQVLTAGCGQNPARQTALAAGLSQQCASLTINKVCGSGLKAVALAAQAIDNGDAEIIIAGGQESMSNVPHVLPNSRKGQRMGNWNLVDTMVNDGLWDAFNDYHMGITAENLVAAHAEQTLDREAQDQFALTSHQKAAAAQTAGWFDQEITPITITPRRGPTVEVSLDDGIKADANIESLTRLRPAFDKNGSVTAGNASSLNDGAAFVVVMSESKAKSLGLPILAHISAHASAGVAPEIMGTGPIPATRKVLEKTNWQLDDVDLIEANEAFAVQALCVSQSLGLDPSKVNIGGGAIALGHPIGASGCRVLVTLLHHLERTQQKRGIATLCIGGGQGVAMAVERP is encoded by the coding sequence ATGTCTGCCGTTATTGTCGCCGCTAAACGAAGTCCAGTTGGATCATTTGGCGGTTCGCTTGCGAGCCTAAGTGCCGTAGAAATCGCCACTCAGGTCGTGCAAGATTGCCTGAAGAGTATCAATCTAACACCAGAACTCGTTGATGAGCTTATCGCGGGACAGGTACTCACCGCGGGCTGTGGTCAAAATCCAGCTCGCCAAACTGCACTGGCTGCAGGCCTCAGCCAACAGTGTGCAAGTTTAACCATTAATAAGGTCTGCGGTTCAGGACTTAAGGCCGTTGCCTTAGCCGCTCAGGCAATTGACAACGGCGATGCTGAGATCATCATTGCTGGCGGCCAAGAGAGTATGAGTAATGTGCCACACGTCCTGCCAAATAGCCGTAAAGGGCAGCGAATGGGTAACTGGAACCTCGTGGACACCATGGTTAACGATGGTCTCTGGGATGCTTTTAATGACTACCATATGGGGATCACCGCGGAGAATCTAGTCGCCGCTCATGCCGAACAGACCTTAGACCGTGAAGCCCAGGATCAATTCGCGCTGACATCACATCAGAAGGCGGCAGCCGCTCAAACGGCCGGCTGGTTTGATCAGGAAATCACGCCAATCACTATTACCCCTCGCAGAGGACCTACTGTTGAAGTCTCGCTGGATGACGGCATTAAAGCCGATGCGAATATCGAGTCACTGACTCGCCTTCGCCCTGCCTTCGATAAAAATGGCTCCGTTACTGCAGGTAACGCATCCTCGTTGAATGATGGTGCCGCGTTCGTAGTGGTAATGAGCGAGTCGAAAGCAAAGTCCTTAGGGCTACCGATCTTGGCTCATATTAGCGCGCACGCGAGTGCCGGCGTTGCGCCAGAGATCATGGGTACCGGACCGATACCAGCAACGCGCAAAGTGCTTGAAAAAACAAATTGGCAGCTAGACGACGTCGATCTGATTGAAGCTAACGAGGCGTTCGCTGTTCAAGCACTCTGTGTCAGCCAATCGCTTGGCCTGGACCCTAGTAAGGTTAATATTGGCGGTGGAGCTATTGCGTTAGGCCACCCTATTGGCGCTTCGGGCTGCCGTGTATTGGTTACCCTTCTTCATCATCTTGAGAGAACTCAGCAGAAACGTGGTATTGCCACGTTATGTATCGGCGGTGGCCAAGGTGTTGCTATGGCTGTAGAACGTCCGTAA
- the pnp gene encoding polyribonucleotide nucleotidyltransferase gives MNPVIKQFQYGKHQVTLETGRLARQADGAVLVSMDDTVVLCTVVGDKNAKEGQSFFPLSVHYIEKTYAAGRIPGGFLKREGRPSEKETLTSRLIDRPIRPLFPNGFMNEVQVVCTVMSAGKEVDSDVAAMIGTSAALAISGIPFAGPIGCARVGYSESEGYLLNPTISELPASELDMVVAGTKDAVLMVESEANELPEDIMLGAVLYGHQEMQTVISAINELASETAKPTWDWQAAAVNEPLVAALDLAFGDKVAAAYQITVKQERSGTLSTLRDEAIATLATDASDYDASEVSSYFGKLEKRIVRRRILAGEPRIDGRDTTTVRALKSEVGVMPNVHGSSVFTRGETQAIVVATLGSLRDSQIVDALTGSFRDYFMLHYNFPPYSVGEAGRMGGVGRREIGHGRLARRGVAAVMPNIEEFPYTIRVVSEITESNGSSSMASVCGTSLAMMDAGVPLKAPVAGIAMGLVKDGEEVAVLTDILGDEDHLGDMDFKVAGTEQGITALQMDIKIEGINESIMDTALSQAKDARLHILEEMNSVLASSRSDVAETAPRFHTLKVHTDKIRDVIGKGGATIRSITEQTGADVDIEDDGTIRIYAASGEDLRAAVNMIEGITAEAEIGATYEGTVQKIVDFGAFVNFLPGKDGLVHISQIAHERVNAVGDYLTEGQEVKVKVLDVDQRGRVKLSIKETLEAPAAESDAEASED, from the coding sequence GTGAATCCTGTAATTAAACAGTTTCAATACGGTAAACACCAAGTAACGCTTGAAACCGGCCGTTTGGCTCGTCAAGCTGATGGTGCCGTTTTAGTATCGATGGATGACACGGTTGTTTTATGTACGGTCGTTGGTGATAAGAACGCCAAAGAGGGCCAGAGCTTTTTCCCTCTATCCGTTCATTACATCGAGAAAACTTATGCCGCTGGTAGAATCCCAGGTGGTTTCCTTAAGCGTGAAGGTCGTCCGTCAGAAAAAGAAACACTGACATCACGTTTGATCGATCGTCCAATTCGCCCGCTATTTCCAAATGGCTTTATGAATGAAGTACAGGTTGTCTGTACAGTTATGTCAGCGGGTAAAGAAGTCGATTCAGATGTTGCGGCAATGATTGGTACTTCAGCAGCATTGGCTATTTCTGGTATCCCATTCGCCGGCCCAATTGGTTGTGCTCGTGTTGGTTACTCAGAGAGCGAAGGCTACCTATTAAATCCTACTATCAGTGAGCTTCCAGCGTCAGAACTAGACATGGTTGTTGCCGGTACGAAGGATGCAGTCTTAATGGTTGAATCAGAAGCGAATGAGCTTCCTGAAGATATCATGCTTGGTGCGGTACTTTACGGCCACCAGGAAATGCAAACAGTTATCAGCGCAATCAACGAATTGGCTAGTGAAACTGCTAAGCCAACTTGGGATTGGCAGGCAGCAGCAGTTAACGAACCGCTAGTAGCGGCGTTAGATCTGGCTTTCGGCGATAAAGTTGCAGCAGCTTACCAAATTACGGTTAAGCAGGAGCGTTCAGGTACGCTTTCAACCCTTCGTGATGAAGCGATTGCTACCTTGGCAACTGATGCATCTGATTACGATGCCTCTGAAGTCTCTTCATACTTCGGTAAGCTAGAGAAGCGTATCGTTCGTCGTCGTATTCTTGCTGGTGAGCCGCGTATTGATGGTCGTGATACCACTACCGTTCGCGCGCTTAAGAGTGAAGTTGGCGTCATGCCAAACGTTCACGGTTCATCGGTATTTACTCGCGGTGAAACGCAGGCTATCGTTGTAGCAACGTTGGGTTCACTTCGTGATTCTCAAATCGTTGATGCGCTAACCGGCAGCTTCCGTGATTACTTCATGCTCCACTACAACTTCCCTCCTTACTCTGTAGGTGAAGCGGGTCGTATGGGTGGTGTTGGTCGTCGCGAAATCGGTCATGGTCGCCTAGCGCGCCGTGGTGTTGCAGCGGTTATGCCAAACATTGAAGAATTCCCATACACCATCCGTGTTGTCTCTGAGATTACTGAGTCAAACGGTTCGTCTTCTATGGCGTCAGTATGCGGAACTTCACTCGCAATGATGGACGCAGGTGTTCCGCTTAAGGCGCCGGTAGCGGGTATCGCTATGGGTCTTGTGAAAGACGGCGAAGAAGTTGCTGTCCTAACCGATATCCTAGGTGATGAAGATCATCTTGGTGATATGGACTTTAAGGTTGCTGGTACAGAGCAGGGTATTACTGCACTTCAGATGGATATCAAGATTGAGGGTATTAACGAATCAATCATGGATACCGCACTGTCTCAAGCTAAGGACGCGCGTTTGCACATCCTTGAAGAGATGAACTCGGTGCTTGCATCGTCGCGTTCTGATGTAGCTGAAACTGCACCACGTTTCCACACCTTGAAGGTTCACACTGACAAGATCCGTGACGTAATTGGTAAGGGTGGCGCAACTATCCGTTCGATTACTGAGCAGACGGGTGCAGATGTTGATATCGAAGACGATGGTACCATTCGAATTTACGCCGCAAGCGGAGAAGATCTTCGCGCTGCAGTGAACATGATCGAAGGTATTACAGCGGAAGCTGAAATCGGTGCAACTTATGAAGGTACGGTCCAGAAGATCGTAGATTTCGGTGCATTCGTTAACTTCCTTCCTGGCAAAGACGGTTTGGTTCACATCTCGCAGATCGCTCACGAGCGTGTCAATGCGGTAGGTGATTACTTAACTGAAGGTCAAGAAGTTAAGGTTAAAGTACTAGATGTTGACCAGCGCGGCCGTGTTAAGCTCTCTATCAAAGAGACGCTAGAAGCGCCTGCAGCGGAATCTGATGCTGAAGCTAGCGAAGATTAA
- the rpsO gene encoding 30S ribosomal protein S15 codes for MALSAQEKAAIVADYAQGEGDTGSPEVQVALLTHNINKLQGHFKGNKQDHHSRRGLIRMVNQRRKLLDYLKGKNVARYADLIKRLGLRR; via the coding sequence ATGGCACTAAGTGCACAAGAAAAAGCGGCTATCGTAGCCGATTACGCTCAGGGCGAAGGCGATACTGGTTCACCGGAAGTTCAGGTAGCTTTGTTGACGCATAACATCAACAAGCTTCAGGGCCACTTTAAAGGCAACAAGCAAGATCACCACAGCCGTCGTGGTCTTATCCGTATGGTAAATCAGCGTCGTAAGTTGCTTGATTACCTTAAGGGTAAAAACGTTGCTCGCTACGCCGACTTGATTAAGCGTCTAGGTTTACGTCGCTAA